A region from the Vicia villosa cultivar HV-30 ecotype Madison, WI linkage group LG3, Vvil1.0, whole genome shotgun sequence genome encodes:
- the LOC131659277 gene encoding uncharacterized protein LOC131659277 has protein sequence MADQEKHNMEVRMEIDELKSGMIKLTEMMQVLMARTDPPQRTVISEVSTAVVDPLQVQKPPSTWPEFGLPENFSPTYVNASMVGQTSRQVFQPPVFSEPPPVVHTVAQAVPARYDNPLYDYRSVGSRSVSQGDCGEVEEVREQYQALEKRLRAMEGRNFFSVNADNMGLVSNLVMPSKFKVPEFEKYKGHTCPRSHLTMYYRKMTAYTNNQNLLIHCFQDSLSGASLKWYMSLEKGCVQDFQDLADAFMEQYKYNLDMAPDRRQLQNMAQKEKESFK, from the coding sequence ATGGCAGACCAAGAGAAACATAACATGGAAGTCAGAATGGAAATCGATGAGTTGAAATCAGGCATGATTAAGCTTACTGAGATGATGCAAGTGTTGATGGCAAGGACTGATCCACCTCAGAGGACTGTTATTTCGGAAGTCTCTACTGCTGTTGTTGATCCTTTACAGGTTCAGAAGCCACCGTCTACTTGGCCAGAATTTGGGTTACCTGAGAATTTCTCTCCAACATATGTCAATGCTTCTATGGTGGGTCAAACTTCGAGGCAGGTATTTCAACCTCCAGTCTTTTCTGAACCTCCACCTGTTGTTCATACTGTTGCTCAAGCTGTTCCAGCTCGTTATGACAATCCTCTTTATGACTACCGTTCTGTTGGTTCTCGAAGTGTTAGTCAAGGAGACTGTGGTGAAGTTGAAGAAGTCCGTGAGCAATATCAGGCATTGGAAAAgagactaagagctatggaaggAAGAAATTTCTTTAGTGTGAATGCTGATAATATGGGCCTTGTTTCAAATCTTGTCATGCCttccaagttcaaagttcctgagtttgagaagtataaggggcATACTTGTCCAAGGAGTCATTTGACTATGTATTACAGAAAGATGACTGCCTATACCAACAATCAAAATttgctcattcattgctttcaagacagtttaagtgGTGCTTCTTTGAAGTGGTACATGAGTTTGGAAAAGGGTTGTGTTCAAGACTTCCAAGATTTAGCTGATGCATTCATggaacaatacaagtataatttgGATATGGCACCTGACCGTCGTCAACTTCAGAACATGGCTCAGAAggaaaaggaatctttcaaatAA